Proteins encoded by one window of Vigna radiata var. radiata cultivar VC1973A chromosome 5, Vradiata_ver6, whole genome shotgun sequence:
- the LOC106760949 gene encoding putative protein TPRXL isoform X2, whose product MASSSSRTKSSGPVLRSLSPSTRFCSYTTSKTPFSSPSSAFASSTASTFSSPSSTFFTNTRHQNSHSNHHTHHRAASPTRVNLYSPTPPSSSVRFSIDPRSISPNRSISNQIITKNSRPISGHKKTCMCSPTTHPGSFRCSLHKNTASNNHHADSYPSNRLNMRRSAMKNSLVRIGGVEGSFSILLLLRWFTYP is encoded by the exons ATGGCTTCCTCATCTTCCAGAACAAAGTCAAGTGGTCCCGTTCTACGCTCTCTCTCACCCTCCACCAGATTCTGTTCCTACACCACATCCAAAACCCCTTTCTCTTCGCCTTCTTCAGCCTTTGCTTCCTCCACAGCCTCCACCTTCTCCTCTCCCTCCTCCACCTTCTTCACCAACACTCGTCACCAAAACTCCCACTCAAACCACCACACTCATCACCGTGCCGCTTCCCCCACACGTGTCAATCTATACTCACCCACGCCTCCTTCCTCTTCCGTCCGCTTCTCGATCGACCCCCGTTCCATCTCCCCCAACCGCTCCATCTCCAACCAGATCATCACCAAGAACAGCCGTCCCATCTCTGGCCACAAGAAAACCTGCATGTGTTCCCCTACTACACACCCCGGCTCCTTCCGATGCAGCCTACACAAGAACACTGCCAGCAACAACCACCACGCGGATTCCTACCCCTCCAATCGCCTCAATATGCGCAGATCCGCGATGAAGAACTCGCTTGTGAGGATCGGAGGCGTCGAGG GTTCGTTCTCCATTTTACTGCTATTGCGGTGGTTTACCTACCCCTAG
- the LOC106760949 gene encoding putative protein TPRXL isoform X1, whose product MASSSSRTKSSGPVLRSLSPSTRFCSYTTSKTPFSSPSSAFASSTASTFSSPSSTFFTNTRHQNSHSNHHTHHRAASPTRVNLYSPTPPSSSVRFSIDPRSISPNRSISNQIITKNSRPISGHKKTCMCSPTTHPGSFRCSLHKNTASNNHHADSYPSNRLNMRRSAMKNSLVRIGGVEGEWVKRALTALIRPSSHQQRRRAAFEPRPSRLSVMSKAQDL is encoded by the coding sequence ATGGCTTCCTCATCTTCCAGAACAAAGTCAAGTGGTCCCGTTCTACGCTCTCTCTCACCCTCCACCAGATTCTGTTCCTACACCACATCCAAAACCCCTTTCTCTTCGCCTTCTTCAGCCTTTGCTTCCTCCACAGCCTCCACCTTCTCCTCTCCCTCCTCCACCTTCTTCACCAACACTCGTCACCAAAACTCCCACTCAAACCACCACACTCATCACCGTGCCGCTTCCCCCACACGTGTCAATCTATACTCACCCACGCCTCCTTCCTCTTCCGTCCGCTTCTCGATCGACCCCCGTTCCATCTCCCCCAACCGCTCCATCTCCAACCAGATCATCACCAAGAACAGCCGTCCCATCTCTGGCCACAAGAAAACCTGCATGTGTTCCCCTACTACACACCCCGGCTCCTTCCGATGCAGCCTACACAAGAACACTGCCAGCAACAACCACCACGCGGATTCCTACCCCTCCAATCGCCTCAATATGCGCAGATCCGCGATGAAGAACTCGCTTGTGAGGATCGGAGGCGTCGAGGGTGAGTGGGTGAAACGTGCCCTAACCGCGCTTATTCGGCCCAGTTCTCATCAGCAAAGGAGGAGAGCGGCCTTCGAGCCCAGGCCCAGCCGTCTCTCTGTCATGTCCAAGGCCCAGgatctttga
- the LOC106759933 gene encoding uncharacterized protein LOC106759933 isoform X1 translates to MLSYRPLHFCFLLTVFLSSPFLLSHQASGLENEGKDVVGFSRLYVYDAAPFENSPVPLAAERTRRKDPLNSFNKYIYGWNITDNHYWASVAYTAVPMFSIAAVWFLGFGLCLFTIGVCYFCRKREPYGYSPTCYALSLILLMLFTFTAVIGCAVLYIGQGSFHHSMSSTLQYVVHQADSTVDKLRNVSDYLNQAKQVGIDRIFLPTNVQTDIDAAETDINNSAGTLADKTKENSDNIQDLLDSARLALIIIAAVMLVLTFLGFLFSIFGIQLLVYILVMAGWVLVTGALILCGLFLVLHNATADSCVAVNEWIQYPIAHTAMDDILPCVDNATAQETILRSKEVTSELVNLVNQVITNASNINFAPNFTPLYYNQSGPLMPLLCNPFHPDMTDRQCDPGEVTLSNATQVYGSFVCQVSPSEICMTQGRLTPTFYNQVSAGINVANALYNDAPSLVELQDCTFVRETLSVISTDHCPGLRRYSRWIYVGLVMVSFAVMFSLIFWIVYGRERRHRLHRKELKNLTPTRAPPPGQALALAQIPEGDKYN, encoded by the exons ATGCTAAGTTACAGGCCActgcatttttgttttctgcTCACAGTTTTCTTGTCCAGTCCCTTTCTGTTGTCGCACCAAGCTTCAG gGCTAGAAAATGAGGGAAAGGATGTTGTAGGCTTTTCTAGGTTGTATGTGTACGATGCTGCACCGTTCGAGAACTCGCCCGTTCCCTTAGCTGCTGAGAGAACACGAAGAAAAGACCCTCTTAATAGCTTCAACAAGTACATATATGGATGGAATATCACTGACAACCATTATTGGGCT TCTGTGGCATATACTGCAGTTCCTATGTTCAGTATTGCAGCAGTTTGGTTCTTGGGGTTTGGCTTGTGCTTATTCACTATTGGTGTTTGTTACTTCTGTCGTAAAAGAGAACCTTATGGTTATTCACCAACATGCTATGCCCTTTCCCTTATTCTCCTGATGTTATTCACATTTACAGCAGT GATTGGATGTGCAGTTCTCTACATCGGCCAAGGAAGCTTCCATCACAGCATGTCGTCCACATTGCAGTACGTGGTACATCAAGCTGATTCCACTGTGGATAAGCTTAGGAACGTGTCAGATTATCTTAATCAGGCTAAACAGGTTGGAATCGATCGAATTTTTCTCCCGACAAATGTTCAAACTGACATTGATGCGGCAGAAACAGATATCAATAACTCTGCTGGCACCCTTGCTGACAAGACAAAGGAGAACTCAGACAACATACAAGATCTCTTAGATTCTGC GAGGTTGGCGCTGATCATAATAGCTGCTGTTATGTTAGTCTTGACATTTCTTGGATTTT TATTCTCAATTTTTGGCATACAGCTCCTTGTGTATAT CTTGGTAATGGCAGGATGGGTTCTTGTTACTGGTGCCCTTATATTATGTGGTTTGTTCCTTGTTCTCCATAA TGCAACAGCAGACAGTTGTGTAGCTGTGAATGAATGGATCCAGTATCCCATTGCACACACGGCAATGGACGATATTCTGCCCTGTGTGGACAATGCTACTGCACAAGAAACAATTTTGCGAAGCAAAGAAGTAACTTCTGAACTAGTGAATTTGGTGAACCAGGTTATCACCAACGCCTCCAACATAAATTTCGCTCCCAATTTCACTCCACTCTACTATAATCAATCTGGTCCCCTCATGCCGCTCCTCTGCAATCCCTTCCATCCTGACATGACTGATAGACAATGTGATCCTGGTGAAGTGACCCTGAGCAATGCAACACAG GTGTATGGCAGTTTCGTGTGCCAGGTTTCACCATCTGAGATATGCATGACGCAGGGGCGTTTGACCCCCACCTTCTACAACCAAGTCTCCGCTGGAATAAATGTGGCCAACGCTTTGTATAATGATGCCCCCTCCCTGGTTGAGCTACAAGATTGCACCTTCGTTCGGGAAACTCTAAGCGTTATATCTACAGACCATTGTCCTGGTCTACGGCGTTACAGTAGATGGATCTATGTTGGATTGGTAATGGTCTCTTTTGCTGTCATGTTCTCTTTGATCTTCTGGATCGTGTATGGAAGAGAGCGTAGACATCGTCTGCATAGAAAAGAGTTAAAGAACTTGACTCCAACACGTGCACCACCACCAGGACAAGCACTAGCATTGGCCCAAATCCCTGAAGGAGACAAGTATAATTAG
- the LOC106759933 gene encoding uncharacterized protein LOC106759933 isoform X2 — MFSIAAVWFLGFGLCLFTIGVCYFCRKREPYGYSPTCYALSLILLMLFTFTAVIGCAVLYIGQGSFHHSMSSTLQYVVHQADSTVDKLRNVSDYLNQAKQVGIDRIFLPTNVQTDIDAAETDINNSAGTLADKTKENSDNIQDLLDSARLALIIIAAVMLVLTFLGFLFSIFGIQLLVYILVMAGWVLVTGALILCGLFLVLHNATADSCVAVNEWIQYPIAHTAMDDILPCVDNATAQETILRSKEVTSELVNLVNQVITNASNINFAPNFTPLYYNQSGPLMPLLCNPFHPDMTDRQCDPGEVTLSNATQVYGSFVCQVSPSEICMTQGRLTPTFYNQVSAGINVANALYNDAPSLVELQDCTFVRETLSVISTDHCPGLRRYSRWIYVGLVMVSFAVMFSLIFWIVYGRERRHRLHRKELKNLTPTRAPPPGQALALAQIPEGDKYN, encoded by the exons ATGTTCAGTATTGCAGCAGTTTGGTTCTTGGGGTTTGGCTTGTGCTTATTCACTATTGGTGTTTGTTACTTCTGTCGTAAAAGAGAACCTTATGGTTATTCACCAACATGCTATGCCCTTTCCCTTATTCTCCTGATGTTATTCACATTTACAGCAGT GATTGGATGTGCAGTTCTCTACATCGGCCAAGGAAGCTTCCATCACAGCATGTCGTCCACATTGCAGTACGTGGTACATCAAGCTGATTCCACTGTGGATAAGCTTAGGAACGTGTCAGATTATCTTAATCAGGCTAAACAGGTTGGAATCGATCGAATTTTTCTCCCGACAAATGTTCAAACTGACATTGATGCGGCAGAAACAGATATCAATAACTCTGCTGGCACCCTTGCTGACAAGACAAAGGAGAACTCAGACAACATACAAGATCTCTTAGATTCTGC GAGGTTGGCGCTGATCATAATAGCTGCTGTTATGTTAGTCTTGACATTTCTTGGATTTT TATTCTCAATTTTTGGCATACAGCTCCTTGTGTATAT CTTGGTAATGGCAGGATGGGTTCTTGTTACTGGTGCCCTTATATTATGTGGTTTGTTCCTTGTTCTCCATAA TGCAACAGCAGACAGTTGTGTAGCTGTGAATGAATGGATCCAGTATCCCATTGCACACACGGCAATGGACGATATTCTGCCCTGTGTGGACAATGCTACTGCACAAGAAACAATTTTGCGAAGCAAAGAAGTAACTTCTGAACTAGTGAATTTGGTGAACCAGGTTATCACCAACGCCTCCAACATAAATTTCGCTCCCAATTTCACTCCACTCTACTATAATCAATCTGGTCCCCTCATGCCGCTCCTCTGCAATCCCTTCCATCCTGACATGACTGATAGACAATGTGATCCTGGTGAAGTGACCCTGAGCAATGCAACACAG GTGTATGGCAGTTTCGTGTGCCAGGTTTCACCATCTGAGATATGCATGACGCAGGGGCGTTTGACCCCCACCTTCTACAACCAAGTCTCCGCTGGAATAAATGTGGCCAACGCTTTGTATAATGATGCCCCCTCCCTGGTTGAGCTACAAGATTGCACCTTCGTTCGGGAAACTCTAAGCGTTATATCTACAGACCATTGTCCTGGTCTACGGCGTTACAGTAGATGGATCTATGTTGGATTGGTAATGGTCTCTTTTGCTGTCATGTTCTCTTTGATCTTCTGGATCGTGTATGGAAGAGAGCGTAGACATCGTCTGCATAGAAAAGAGTTAAAGAACTTGACTCCAACACGTGCACCACCACCAGGACAAGCACTAGCATTGGCCCAAATCCCTGAAGGAGACAAGTATAATTAG
- the LOC106761403 gene encoding flotillin-like protein 4 → MYRVAKASEYLVITGVGIKDIKLAKKAWIFPGQSCSVFDLSPVNYTFEVQAMSAEKLPFILPAVFTIGPRVDNHDSLLKYAKLLSSHDKLSHHVKELVQGIIEGETRVLAASMTMEDVFRGTKSFKQEVFDKVQLELNQFGLLIYNANVKQLVDVVGHEYFSYLGQKTQMEAANQAKVDVAEARMKGEVGAKSREGQTLQNAARIDAETKIISTQRHGEGVKEEIKVKTEVKVFENEREAVVAEANSELAKKKAVWAKTAQVAEVEAIKAVALREAELQREVERMNALTMTEKLKAEFLSKASVEYETKVQEANWELYKKQKAAEAILFEKEKEAEAQKALAEAAYFSRQQAAEAELFAKKKEAEGLVAIGEAQGVYLRTLLDALGGNYSNLRDYLMINNGMFQEIAKTNAEAIRGLEPKISIWTNGGNGSDVGGGMKDVGSVYKMLPPLFNTVHEQTGMLPPAWMGTLSDKTS, encoded by the exons ATGTATAGAGTAGCAAAGGCATCAGAGTATCTTGTGATCACTGGGGTTGGAATCAAAGACATAAAACTTGCAAAAAAAGCATGGATTTTCCCAGGCCAGTCATGCAGCGTATTCGACCTCTCTCCTGTGAACTACACTTTCGAGGTTCAAGCCATGAGCGCAGAGAAGCTCCCTTTCATTCTCCCCGCAGTCTTCACCATTGGTCCCAGAGTTGACAATCACGACAGCCTTCTGAAATACGCCAAACTTCTCTCTTCCCACGACAAGCTCTCTCACCACGTCAAGGAGCTAGTCCAGGGCATCATCGAGGGAGAGACACGTGTCCTTGCGGCATCCATGACCATGGAGGATGTTTTCAGAGGCACCAAGTCGTTTAAACAGGAAGTGTTTGACAAGGTTCAGTTGGAGCTCAACCAATTTGGGCTTCTCATCTACAACGCCAACGTGAAGCAACTGGTGGACGTGGTTGGCCACGAATACTTCTCTTATTTGGGTCAGAAGACTCAGATGGAGGCTGCCAACCAAGCCAAGGTTGACGTGGCAGAGGCAAGGATGAAGGGAGAGGTTGGAGCCAAGTCGAGGGAGGGGCAGACGTTGCAGAACGCTGCGAGGATCGATGCGGAGACAAAGATAATATCGACGCAGAGGCATGGAGAGGGAGTGAAGGAGGAGATAAAGGTGAAGACGGAGGTGAAGGTGTTTGAGAATGAGCGAGAGGCGGTGGTGGCGGAGGCTAATTCTGAGCTTGCGAAGAAGAAAGCTGTGTGGGCAAAAACGGCGCAGGTGGCAGAAGTGGAGGCCATAAAAGCAGTGGCACTAAGGGAAGCCGAGTTGCAGAGAGAGGTTGAGAGGATGAACGCTCTCACTATGACAGAGAAGCTTAAAGCCGAGTTCCTCAGCAAAGCAAGTGTTGAGTACGAAACTAAA gtACAAGAGGCAAATTGGGAGCTGTACAAGAAGCAAAAAGCTGCAGAAGCAATACTGTttgagaaggagaaggaggcaGAAGCACAAAAAGCACTAGCAGAGGCAGCATATTTCAGTCGACAACAAGCAGCAGAGGCAGAGCTATTTGCAAAGAAAAAGGAGGCAGAAGGACTTGTGGCAATTGGAGAAGCCCAAGGGGTATACTTGAGAACACTTCTTGATGCACTGGGAGGGAACTACAGTAATCTAAGGGACTACTTAATGATAAATAATGGGATGTTTCAAGAGATTGCGAAGACTAATGCAGAAGCCATTAGAGGACTTGAGCCAAAGATTAGTATTTGGACTAATGGGGGAAATGGAAGTGATGTTGGTGGTGGAATGAAGGATGTAGGTAGTGTGTACAAGATGTTACCACCTTTGTTTAACACGGTGCATGAACAAACTGGTATGCTGCCACCCGCTTGGATGGGAACCCTATCTGACAAAACTTCTTAA
- the LOC106762643 gene encoding pentatricopeptide repeat-containing protein At1g80550, mitochondrial encodes MRRLILISSRSNLLPRFQFQTLSTTTDPERPFPIPPPPDEATVRQTLLSFNNDWKRALEFFDWVEESHSHCNFCHSTDTFNLMLDILAKFFEFDLCWHLIRRMHSRSSSSPNHTTFRVMFKRYVSAHLVQDAIDTFHRLQEFNLKDHTSFSLLIDALCEYKHVLEAQDLVFSKDTPIDAIGNTKIHNMVLRGWFKLGWWSKCNEFWEEMDRKGVQKDLHSYSIYMDILCKAGKPWKAVKLFKEVKRKGFQLDVVVYNILIRAIGISQGVDFSIRVFREMKELGINPTIVTYNTLIRLLCDCYRHKEALALLRTMARDGCHPTVISYHCFFASMEKPKQILAMFDDMIEGGVRPSMDTYVMLLNKFGRWGFLRPVFMIWNRMEQLGCSPDAAAYNALIDALVDKGLIDMARKYDEEMLAKGLSPKPRKELGTKLLGGESADLLEEYSQSTICTSVA; translated from the coding sequence ATGCGTCGGTTGATTTTGATTTCATCACGTTCAAATCTACTTCCACGTTTTCAATTTCAAACCTTATCCACAACCACCGACCCAGAGAGGCCTTTTCCTATCCCTCCACCACCTGATGAGGCCACCGTTCGCCAGACGCTGCTCTCCTTCAACAATGACTGGAAGCGAGCCTTGGAGTTCTTCGATTGGGTTGAGGAATCTCACTCCCACTGCAACTTTTGTCACTCTACTGACACTTTCAACCTCATGCTCGACATCCTGGCCAAGTTCTTCGAGTTTGATCTCTGTTGGCACCTCATCCGCCGCATGCACTCCCGCTCCTCTTCTTCCCCAAACCACACCACATTCCGTGTCATGTTTAAGCGCTATGTTTCTGCCCATCTTGTTCAAGATGCCATTGACACCTTCCACCGCCTCCAAGAGTTCAACCTCAAGGACCACACCTCGTTCTCCCTCCTTATAGATGCCCTCTGCGAGTACAAGCACGTCCTTGAGGCACAAGACCTTGTCTTCTCTAAAGACACGCCCATCGATGCAATTGGAAACACCAAGATCCACAACATGGTTCTCCGCGGGTGGTTCAAATTGGGTTGGTGGAGCAAATGCAACGAGTTCTGGGAGGAGATGGATAGAAAAGGGGTTCAAAAGGACTTGCACTCATATTCAATTTACATGGATATTCTGTGCAAAGCGGGAAAACCTTGGAAGGCTGTCAAATTGTTCAAAGAGGTTAAGAGGAAGGGTTTCCAATTAGATGTTGTGGTTTATAACATTCTCATTCGAGCCATTGGTATTTCCCAAGGGGTTGATTTCTCAATTAGAGTTTTCCGTGAAATGAAGGAGTTGGGTATTAACCCCACTATTGTCACTTACAACACTTTGATTAGGCTTTTGTGTGATTGCTACAGACACAAGGAGGCACTTGCCTTGCTTCGAACCATGGCTCGAGATGGTTGCCACCCCACTGTCATTTCTTACCATTGTTTTTTTGCCTCTATGGAGAAGCCTAAACAGATACTTGCTATGTTTGATGACATGATAGAGGGTGGGGTTAGGCCCAGCATGGACACCTATGTCATGCTCCTGAACAAGTTTGGTAGGTGGGGGTTTCTTCGCCCGGTTTTTATGATATGGAATAGAATGGAGCAACTCGGGTGTAGTCCTGATGCAGCAGCTTACAATGCCTTGATAGATGCTCTTGTTGACAAAGGGTTGATAGATATGGCCAGGAAGTACGATGAGGAGATGTTAGCGAAAGGACTTTCTCCTAAGCCAAGAAAAGAGTTGGGGACAAAGCTGTTAGGAGGAGAATCTGCTGATTTATTGGAAGAGTATTCTCAAAGTACCATATGTACTTCAGTGGCTTAA